A single window of Deltaproteobacteria bacterium DNA harbors:
- a CDS encoding MFS transporter: MRFVDLFKVQSPEIRALHFTWIAFFICFFTWFNMAPLATTMVKESGGWLTFKDIKLLTVCNVALAIPARIFIGMLHDKYGPRRCYTALMVLMAIPCIVFAFGDTKAQLVIARLFLGLIGASFSIGIHMTALWFKPKDIGFAEGIYGGWGNFGAAGAAMIIPWIAISFFGGPDGWRYAMAANAMVLMAYGIVYYFVVTDGPDTVKYNVTRQTLAMEVGTRADMIKLIAVTVPLFGILAVVVWKIYRGGFIGAGGSIVAYGVIIAVIIYQIIQIIRVNRPILDKGVPEDDKYPFGSVIALNSAYFVTFGAELAVVSMLPAFFETTWALSPAKAGLIASSFAFLNIIARPLGGYLSDRFADRRLVLVVFMFGIAFGFFLMGLITEAWPIIMATAAMIFCSFFVQGGSGATFAMVPMVKRRLTGQISGMVGAYGIVGAVVFTVVYASAETANQFFFLISGAACLSFVICMLMLKEPHGSFADEYHLSSVDKEIRRHNNTVKKGNG, translated from the coding sequence ATGCGTTTTGTCGATCTTTTTAAAGTTCAGTCCCCCGAGATACGGGCGCTCCATTTTACGTGGATAGCGTTCTTTATCTGTTTCTTTACGTGGTTCAACATGGCCCCGCTTGCCACCACCATGGTAAAGGAATCCGGCGGCTGGTTGACCTTCAAGGATATCAAGCTTCTTACCGTGTGTAACGTCGCGCTCGCTATCCCCGCGCGTATCTTCATCGGTATGCTCCACGACAAATACGGCCCGCGAAGGTGCTACACAGCGCTCATGGTGCTCATGGCCATTCCGTGCATTGTTTTCGCTTTTGGCGACACCAAGGCGCAGCTCGTTATCGCCCGTCTCTTTCTCGGGCTTATAGGCGCTTCGTTTAGCATAGGCATACACATGACCGCGCTCTGGTTTAAGCCGAAGGACATCGGGTTTGCAGAGGGTATTTACGGAGGGTGGGGCAACTTCGGCGCAGCAGGGGCGGCAATGATTATTCCGTGGATTGCCATTTCATTTTTCGGCGGCCCTGATGGCTGGAGGTACGCCATGGCAGCCAACGCTATGGTCCTGATGGCGTACGGCATAGTGTACTACTTCGTGGTCACCGACGGCCCTGATACCGTAAAATACAACGTTACGCGCCAGACCCTGGCAATGGAGGTCGGCACGCGCGCTGATATGATAAAGCTCATAGCCGTTACCGTGCCGCTCTTTGGCATACTGGCGGTTGTCGTATGGAAGATATACCGCGGCGGTTTTATCGGGGCCGGCGGCTCAATTGTTGCGTACGGCGTCATAATAGCCGTAATAATTTACCAGATAATACAGATAATCCGCGTAAACAGGCCTATCCTAGATAAAGGCGTGCCAGAGGACGACAAGTATCCTTTTGGCAGCGTCATTGCGCTTAACTCAGCCTACTTCGTGACCTTCGGAGCCGAACTTGCGGTAGTGTCCATGCTGCCGGCATTCTTCGAAACCACGTGGGCTCTATCTCCGGCAAAGGCCGGACTCATAGCGTCGAGCTTTGCCTTTCTTAACATCATTGCAAGGCCGCTTGGCGGATATCTCTCCGACAGGTTTGCCGACAGAAGGCTCGTACTGGTGGTCTTCATGTTCGGCATTGCCTTCGGCTTCTTCCTGATGGGGCTGATAACCGAGGCATGGCCGATAATAATGGCAACAGCGGCAATGATATTCTGTTCGTTCTTTGTCCAGGGCGGCTCAGGCGCGACATTCGCCATGGTGCCCATGGTAAAACGCCGGCTGACAGGACAGATATCTGGCATGGTAGGCGCTTACGGCATAGTGGGGGCCGTTGTTTTTACTGTTGTATATGCTAGCGCCGAAACGGCAAACCAGTTCTTCTTTCTAATATCAGGGGCAGCGTGTTTAAGCTTCGTCATCTGCATGCTTATGCTCAAAGAACCGCACGGCTCGTTTGCCGACGAGTACCATCTGTCGTCGGTTGATAAGGAAATAAGGCGCCATAATAACACTGTTAAAAAAGGAAATGGCTAA